One Acinetobacter colistiniresistens DNA segment encodes these proteins:
- a CDS encoding ribonuclease Z, with protein sequence MLHFTFLGTSSGVPTLTRNVSGLAIRNSKNKDWILVDAGEGTQHRIQQAKLSLQNLIAICISHVHGDHCYGLVGLLASAGMNARTAPLTIIAPKEIQQWIAVTAQLTDLHLPYPLHFIDVNEATQIQQLTDNLSIQAHPLSHRVPSFAFSMIAQYTQKKLDTQALIQLGVPKGKAWGDLQQGLDIQFNGQTLKAVDFTQLQIQRAHAIVGGDNDRPELLAQACEDAQLLIHESTYTQAGLDKVGSGPMHSSAKMVAEFAQQQGLSNLILTHFSPRHQDSAGQQAIAEEVQAFYQGNFYLAHDFDQFSLDETGQLSKIDKSL encoded by the coding sequence ATGCTTCATTTTACTTTTTTAGGCACATCATCTGGTGTACCCACACTGACACGCAACGTTTCTGGTTTAGCCATCCGCAACAGCAAGAATAAAGACTGGATATTGGTCGATGCTGGTGAAGGCACACAGCATCGCATTCAACAGGCCAAACTTTCATTACAAAACTTAATCGCGATCTGCATTAGCCATGTTCACGGCGATCACTGTTATGGCCTAGTTGGCTTACTCGCAAGTGCAGGTATGAATGCCCGTACTGCACCTTTAACCATTATCGCTCCCAAAGAAATTCAACAATGGATTGCAGTCACAGCACAACTGACCGATTTACATTTACCTTACCCACTCCACTTTATTGATGTAAATGAAGCGACTCAGATACAGCAACTGACAGATAATCTTTCAATTCAAGCTCACCCACTCAGTCATCGTGTACCCAGTTTCGCATTTAGTATGATTGCGCAATACACTCAAAAAAAATTAGATACGCAGGCTTTAATTCAACTCGGCGTACCCAAAGGCAAAGCTTGGGGCGATTTACAACAAGGTCTGGACATTCAATTTAATGGACAAACTTTAAAAGCAGTCGATTTTACCCAGTTACAGATACAACGCGCACATGCCATCGTCGGCGGCGATAATGACCGTCCTGAATTATTGGCACAGGCTTGCGAAGATGCTCAACTTTTGATTCACGAAAGCACCTACACGCAAGCCGGTTTAGATAAAGTCGGTTCAGGCCCAATGCATAGTTCAGCAAAGATGGTTGCAGAATTCGCTCAGCAACAAGGCCTAAGCAATCTAATCCTGACGCACTTTAGTCCAAGACATCAAGACAGTGCTGGACAGCAAGCCATTGCAGAGGAAGTGCAAGCTTTCTATCAAGGAAACTTCTATTTAGCCCATGATTTCGATCAATTTAGCTTAGATGAGACAGGTCAACTTTCAAAAATTGATAAATCACTATAG
- a CDS encoding RtcB family protein — translation MSVVEQLNQQAQFEQEQQQRAYQVLQNGKSMPVKMWTNGVLVDDNSKQQLLQTAQMPFIYKWMAVMPDVHFGLGATIGSVIPTKGAIIPAAVGVDIGCGMMATRTSLTASDLPDNLYALRTELERLIPHGMTKGRGRDKGSWETPPEMVDQAWADLVADFDFICAKHPRLKNTNNRKQLGTLGTGNHFVEICLDEHDHVWIMLHSGSRGVGNAIGNHFIELARKDMQKHFINLPNKDLAYLVEGTEHFDDYWFAVGWAQRFAMKNREIMMQSAIKALATIIPKPFQARLEAVNCHHNYVEKEEHYGEEVMVTRKGAVRARLGEYGIIPGSMGAKSFIVRGLGNQESFCSCSHGAGRVMSRAEAKRRFTVEDQIAQTEGVECRKDAAVIDEIPSAYKPIEDVMKAQQDLVEVVYTLRQVVCVKG, via the coding sequence ATGTCTGTCGTTGAACAACTTAACCAACAAGCTCAATTTGAACAAGAACAGCAACAACGTGCTTATCAGGTTCTACAAAATGGAAAAAGTATGCCAGTAAAAATGTGGACCAATGGCGTACTGGTCGATGACAACTCAAAACAACAATTGCTGCAAACCGCACAAATGCCGTTTATTTATAAATGGATGGCCGTAATGCCAGACGTTCACTTTGGCCTAGGTGCAACCATCGGAAGTGTGATTCCAACCAAAGGGGCGATTATCCCTGCTGCGGTCGGTGTCGATATCGGGTGTGGAATGATGGCGACGCGTACCAGCTTAACCGCTTCTGATTTACCCGATAACTTATATGCTTTACGTACTGAACTGGAACGTCTGATTCCACATGGAATGACCAAAGGCCGTGGTCGAGATAAAGGTTCTTGGGAAACGCCACCTGAAATGGTAGACCAAGCTTGGGCTGATTTAGTTGCAGATTTTGACTTCATCTGTGCAAAGCATCCTCGCCTAAAAAATACCAATAACCGCAAGCAACTGGGAACTTTAGGAACAGGAAATCACTTTGTAGAAATCTGTTTGGATGAACACGACCATGTTTGGATTATGTTGCACTCAGGTTCTCGCGGTGTGGGTAATGCCATCGGTAATCATTTTATCGAGCTGGCACGTAAAGATATGCAGAAGCACTTTATTAACTTACCCAACAAAGATTTGGCTTATTTAGTCGAAGGAACTGAACATTTTGATGATTACTGGTTTGCAGTAGGTTGGGCACAACGCTTTGCCATGAAAAACCGTGAAATCATGATGCAGTCTGCGATTAAGGCCTTAGCAACGATTATTCCGAAACCGTTCCAAGCACGATTGGAAGCCGTGAATTGCCACCATAATTATGTGGAAAAGGAAGAACATTATGGCGAAGAAGTTATGGTAACCCGTAAAGGTGCTGTACGTGCACGTTTGGGAGAATATGGAATTATCCCGGGTTCAATGGGCGCCAAGTCCTTTATTGTTCGCGGTCTTGGAAATCAGGAATCATTTTGCTCATGTTCACATGGTGCAGGCCGCGTAATGAGCCGTGCTGAAGCAAAACGACGTTTTACTGTGGAAGATCAGATTGCGCAGACTGAAGGCGTGGAATGCCGTAAAGATGCTGCGGTAATTGATGAGATTCCATCGGCCTATAAACCAATTGAAGATGTTATGAAAGCACAGCAGGATTTGGTTGAAGTGGTGTATACATTAAGACAAGTAGTATGTGTTAAGGGCTAA
- a CDS encoding DIP1984 family protein, producing MKLAEALLLRSDQQKKLASLKQRINANVLVQDGDEPSEDPNELIKQVFALSQESNQLICRIHLTNAQAKLEDGKILLSLLSLRDSYAEQHKILVDAIANTHREPDRYSSREIKWQKVIPVSSLQKQADDISAKLRDLNIKIQAANWQIDLVE from the coding sequence ATGAAACTCGCAGAAGCACTTTTACTGCGAAGCGATCAACAAAAAAAGCTCGCTTCATTAAAACAACGGATCAACGCCAATGTATTGGTACAAGATGGTGATGAACCGAGTGAAGATCCAAATGAACTGATCAAACAGGTGTTTGCTTTGAGCCAAGAAAGCAATCAATTGATTTGTCGCATTCATTTGACCAACGCACAAGCAAAATTAGAGGATGGCAAAATCCTGCTGTCCCTATTAAGCTTACGAGATAGTTATGCTGAGCAACACAAGATTCTCGTTGATGCGATTGCCAATACCCATCGTGAACCTGATCGTTATAGTTCACGCGAGATCAAATGGCAGAAGGTTATCCCTGTCTCTAGCTTGCAAAAACAAGCCGATGATATCAGCGCGAAATTACGTGATTTAAATATCAAAATTCAGGCTGCAAATTGGCAAATTGATTTAGTTGAATAG
- a CDS encoding RNA 2'-phosphotransferase has translation MKEHTQISKFLSLILRHKPEQIGLQLDQEGWAKIAELIEAAQQHNVLLDQAFLQLIVEQNDKKRFQISDDGLMIRAVQGHSTSTVQRQMIALKPPQYLYHGTASRFIDSIQTQGLIAGQRHYVHLSENKETALNVGQRYGKPVLFLINTVQMHKDGFEFYQAENGVWLTKHVPTQYLSLNDQTKAESLV, from the coding sequence ATGAAAGAACATACTCAAATAAGCAAATTTTTAAGCCTGATCTTAAGACATAAGCCTGAACAAATTGGGCTTCAGCTTGATCAAGAAGGTTGGGCAAAAATTGCTGAGCTCATTGAAGCTGCGCAACAACACAATGTTCTTCTAGATCAAGCATTCCTCCAACTAATAGTAGAACAAAATGATAAAAAACGCTTCCAAATCTCAGACGATGGTTTGATGATCAGAGCTGTGCAAGGCCACTCAACAAGCACTGTACAGCGGCAAATGATTGCACTAAAACCACCACAATATTTATATCATGGCACAGCGAGTCGATTTATAGATTCAATTCAGACGCAAGGCTTAATTGCAGGACAGCGTCATTATGTACATTTAAGTGAAAATAAAGAAACGGCTTTGAATGTAGGTCAACGCTATGGCAAGCCTGTGCTCTTCTTAATCAATACGGTACAAATGCATAAAGATGGCTTTGAGTTTTATCAGGCAGAAAATGGTGTTTGGCTAACAAAGCATGTACCAACACAATATTTATCACTAAATGATCAGACCAAGGCAGAATCATTGGTCTGA